A region from the Triticum urartu cultivar G1812 chromosome 1, Tu2.1, whole genome shotgun sequence genome encodes:
- the LOC125524176 gene encoding coilin, with translation MATPPAPSPSPVRLRLVFDKARLLRRAQRDLRRCWLLLRPELATVADLAAHVAARFRLHRSCPGGVVLTMDGFALPPFESTCIFRDKDIIRVQQKACKRMVHHDDVHCIEDPEKVEVRPLPTDDKILAIEYQIDSSKHQEEEVHCDHQPEEKVTSNHNLENGHTSSKRKRKDEDAKIPESSRRKKLKKVKHIGCSKVDDICQDQSSHGSKESKPFTIGIEEKKADIQTECTVELDGKQKPDRCNKTELSCETEVAGQTTQIPKTSRSARRKKIKRQLRKQEKEKLKENVDCQESPAAADCPSSSNHDDLPCPSSNENGPHLPFSSHEAEEEESDASEDIVPVVVRPGHIRFEPAGEPNTSSAKEAQANFTWGGTMSKKKGQKWGMNNSNKKSADTGNLGKIVGSNTEVNHLVVDSRDEQNVFSGASNQKVNEINPDVLAKEKSVAEEGKSTSEPLDFEALYPLTRLPVEGDLIAYRLVTLSSSWCPEISSYRVGKVLVYDLISSRIILLPVPEHPIITEEITCEDESDTMMVDTSPYKEDGSLEIEYSNLLDVRLVKGSKPVSADLSAPTRETGKEGKSPVGEPVTLDENKGKVHSQNGTPVPALDENKGKVHSQNGTSVPDSSKGPETPRGPEVPPENTHDKAWEASSEAPNGKPDDEAEGNNGWGAWKQNASTSAWSYRAQRSTALGPTLALLRGNNGRGGGRGGGRGGGRGGKPNNRKYGK, from the exons ATGGCGACGCCGCCggcgccgtcgccgtcgccggtCAGGCTCCGGCTCGTGTTCGACAAGGCCCGCCTCCTCCGGCGGGCGCAGAGGGACCTCCGGCGCTGCTGGCTCCTCCTCCGGCCCGAGCTCGCCACCGTCGCCGACCTCGCCGCCCACGTGGCCGCCCGCTTCCGCCTCCACCGCTCCTGCCCCGGCGGCGTCGTCTTGACG ATGGATGGATTTGCCCTGCCGCCTTTCGAGTCCACCTGTATCTTCAGGGACAAGGATATCATAAG GGTTCAACAGAAAGCTTGCAAGAGAATGGTACACCATGACGATGTACACTGTATTGAAGATCCCGAGAAAGTAGAAGTGCGTCCGCTTCCGACTGATGATAAAATCCTTGCAATTGAGTATCAAATTGACTCTAGTAAGCACCAAGAAGAAGAGGTGCATTGTGATCATCAACCTGAAGAAAAGGTAACATCCAACCACAATCTAGAAAATGGGCATACAAGCTCCAAGAGGAAACGGAAAGATGAAGATGCAAAAATACCTGAGAGCTCAAG GAGAAAGAAACTGAAGAAGGTAAAACACATCGGGTGCAGCAAGGTAGATGACATTTGCCAAGATCAGAGTTCTCATGGTTCCAAAGAGTCGAAGCCGTTCACTATTGGTATTGAAGAAAAGAAAGCTGATATTCAAACTGAATGTACTGTTGAGTTGGATGGAAAGCAAAAACCTGACAG GTGCAATAAGACCGAGTTGAGTTGCGAAACTGAGGTGGCTGGGCAGACAACTCAAATTCCTAAAACG AGTCGAAGTGCTCGTCGTAAGAAAATCAAAAGGCAACTTAGGAAGCAAGAGAAAGAAAAGCTGAAAGAG AATGTGGACTGCCAGGAATCACCCGCTGCTGCTGACTGTCCATCCTCAAGCAATCACGATGATCTTCCTTGCCCGTCAAGCAATGAGAATGGCCCTCACTTGCCATTTTCAAGCCatgaagcagaggaggaagaatcTGATGCATCAGAAGATATTGTTCCAGTTGTGGTTCGTCCTGGTCACATTCGCTTTGAGCCAGCAG GTGAACCAAATACGTCATCAGCGAAGGAAGCACAG GCAAATTTCACATGGGGTGGAACCATGAGCAAAAAGAAGGGACAGAAGTGGGGAATGAACAACTCAAATAAGAAAAGCGCTGATACCGGCAATCTTGGGAAAATAGTTGGAAGCAATACTGAAGTTAACCACCTTGTGGTAGATAGTAGGGATGAGCAAAATGTTTTTTCTGGGGCCAGTAATCAAAAAGTCAACGAGATCAATCCTGATGTGTTAGCAAAGGAAAAATCTGTTGCTGAGGAAGGGAAGTCTACCAGCGAACCTTTGGACTTTGAAGCTCTGTACCCCCTAACACGTCTTCCAGTG GAGGGAGATCTGATTGCTTATCGATTGGTTACGCTGTCTTCCTCGTGGTGTCCGGAGATATCTTCGTATCGG GTTGGTAAAGTTCTTGTGTATGATCTGATATCATCGCGCATCATTCTGCTACCTGTTCCGGAGCATCCAATCATCACGGAGGAAATTACATGCGAGGACGAGTCAGATACTATGATGGTGGATACGTCACCCTACAAGGAAGATGGCTCCTTGGAG ATCGAGTACTCCAACCTTCTCGATGTAAGACTAGTGAAGGGCAGCAAGCCAGTATCCGCAGACCTTAGCGCTCCCACTAGAGAAACAGGGAAGGAAGGCAAATCACCGGTCGGAGAACCAGTCACCTTGGACGAAAACAAGGGCAAAGTTCATAGCCAGAATGGAACCCCGGTGCCAGCCTTGGACGAAAACAAGGGCAAAGTTCATAGCCAGAATGGAACCTCGGTGCCTGATAGCAGTAAAGGCCCAGAAACGCCACGAGGTCCAGAAGTGCCGCCAG AAAACACGCATGATAAGGCCTGGGAGGCAAGCAGCGAGGCCCCAAACGGCAAGCCTGATGATGAAGCCGAGGGGAACAATGGGTGGGGAGCTTGGAAACAGAACGCTAGCACGTCGGCGTGGTCGTATAGAGCGCAGAGAAGCACCGCCCTTGGTCCGACCCTCGCGCTTCTGAGAGGCAACAATGGCAGAGGAGGTGGCAGGGGAGGCGGTAGGGGAGGCGGCAGGGGAGGCAAACCCAACAACCGGAAGTACG